The window ACATTGACCGCGACGCGTCACTCAAGCTCAAGCAGAACCTGGCGGCGTTCCCTGAAATTGACGTGATTGTTGCCAACTCGGTAAACGAAGCGGTCAAGGGCGCGCACATCGTCACCACGGTTACCGCCGACAAAGCTTATGCAACGATTCTGACCCCCGACATGATCGAGCCCGGCATGCATGTCAATGCCGTCGGCGGCGACTGCCCAGGTAAAACCGAACTGCACGCCGACATCCTGCGCAACGCCCGGGTGATCGTGGAGTTTGAACCTCAAACGCGGATTGAAGGCGATATCCAGCAGTTGGAGGCTGACTCACCCGTGGTCGAGTTTTTCCGGATTGTGCAAGGCGACGTTCAGGGCCGCGAGAGTGACGAACAGGTCACGGTGTTCGACTCGGTGGGCTTCGCGCTGGAGGATTTCTCCTCACTGCGCTATGTGCACGCCATGGCGCAAGAACATCAGGTTGGCAAGCATATCCACTTGGTGCCGCAGCCGGAAAACATCAAAAACCTCTACCAGCTGCTTGATCTGCAGCCGACCAAAGCCGCGCATCTGCGCACCGCCAGCTGACCTGAGGGTGATGCCCCCAGGCAACGTACCGAGGGGCGCTCACCTCCAGCCAGAACAACGCCGTCACTAGCCACTGCATACCGAACAACAACGCTAGACGTTCACTTTCCTGCCAAAACTCAAAAACATAAAATCAAGAGGTTTTGCAATGAAATCAAGTTCCTCAGAGCTGATTGAACAGCCTGCGCTGCAGCGCACGCTCAGCAATCGTCACATTCAGTTAATGGCCATGGGAGGGGCCATTGGCACGGGGTTATTCATGGGCTCCGGGAAGATCATTGCCCTCTCCGGCACCTCGATCGTCCTCATCTACATGATCATTGGTCTGTTCGTTTACTTCGTC of the Paucimonas lemoignei genome contains:
- a CDS encoding ornithine cyclodeaminase; this translates as MTLFIDVDDAARLFAKVGIRRAIREMATYIEADYLRWAQFDKSPRTANHSADGVIELMPTDDGQQYSFKYVNGHPDNGQRNLLTVMAFGLLADVHSGFPTLLSELTLTTAVRTAATSALVARSLARPGARSMAIIGNGAQSEFQALAFHEMLAINEIRIFDIDRDASLKLKQNLAAFPEIDVIVANSVNEAVKGAHIVTTVTADKAYATILTPDMIEPGMHVNAVGGDCPGKTELHADILRNARVIVEFEPQTRIEGDIQQLEADSPVVEFFRIVQGDVQGRESDEQVTVFDSVGFALEDFSSLRYVHAMAQEHQVGKHIHLVPQPENIKNLYQLLDLQPTKAAHLRTAS